The Cyclobacteriaceae bacterium DNA segment GTTTACTCGGTATGATTGTGTATACCCTGGAGCAGCGCACCAAGGAGATTGGCATACGAAAAGTATCCGGTGCATCGGTGTGGGATATCCTAAAACTTATTTCAAAAGGGTATACTCGATTGATCACGCTGGCATTCTTTATCAGCGCACCATTTTCCTATTGGCTCATGCAAAAATGGCTTCAGGATTTTGCCTACCGGGTTACACCCTCTATATGGGTTTTCGTGCTAACCGGCTTAGGGGCACTGATTGTCGCTATGCTCATCACGAGCTACCACTCCGTTAAAGCCGCGCTTACAAATCCGGTTGAGGTGCTGAAAGATGAATGATGCGTCCTTTGGTCTTTAATCACAATAAAATTTAGTAGTTTCATAAATTCATTCTTTGCGAATTTATGATCGATATCAAATACGGGTTATTACTTCCCTGGACTTTTCGGCTTGTAGCTGCTTGTGCCGTGATTCTTGGATTAAGTGCCTGGCAAACAAATCCATGGGTTACGATTATCATAGGTGTAGCCGGATTTTTTGCATTAGTAACCGCTGAAGGCACTGAAATTAATCCGGCCAATAAGACCTACCGCGAGTACACGTCTTTCTTCTTTTTCAAAACCGGAAGATTTGAGCCATACCATCACATCGAAAAAATTTTCATCAATCGCTCAAAAGAGAGTCAACAGCTATACACAGCGCGCACCTCACATTCGGCTACATTTGAATATGACTTTTACAATGCTTTCCTGAAATTCAGCAACGGGGAAAAAATTCATCTCCAAAAAACCAAGAGCAAGGAAAAACTGATGGCCACACTCAAGCCACTAAGTGAAGCAGTCCAGGTTGAGGTCACAGACAACACCTGATCTTAGGATTATTTCAATAGGTCGGTTTACTATCTTTACCCCATGCAAAACTTCAAACACAAAGTACCTATTCAGCTTCGCTTCAAAGACATCGACAAGATGGGCCACGTGAACAACGCCAACTACTTAACCTACATTGAGCTGGCACGTGTCAGGTATTTTGAAGATGTGGTGGGTACCGATAAAAAATGGAGCCAGCAGGTGGGCATCATTCTCGCGCGAATTGAAATTGACTACAAAGCTCCAGTGTTTCTGCACGACAACGTTTTTGTGTACACACGCTGCTCACGCATCGGCAATAAAAGTCTTACCCTCGATTGGCTTATCGTTCGTGAAAAGCAAAACCAGGAAGAGGTAGTTGCACAGGGCAATGCCGTGCTCGTGTGTTACGATTACACACACGAAAAAACCATTGCCATTCCTGACGAGCAACGGAAAGCAATTGAACGATTTGAAAATGGATAGTTACTGTGCCCGCTGTATTGATAATGTAGCGCGGGTGTTTTCCCAGTAAAAATGCATGTTTACCACGCTGTCGGCTGGTGTTAATGAAATTGTAAACTGCTCAATCTCGGGTAAGTCAGTGCGAACCGATGTGGGTACGCGCATCACATCCATACTCTCCTCGAATGGATCTCCCCCAAGTTTAGCGCCCCAATACCCGAGCTTGCTGTTGAACACAACCGTCCACGTTGAGTCGTACGGAATGGTATAAAGCGAATAACGTCCGGCTTTCAACAAGCGGCCATCCATCATCACATCATTACTAAAACTGATTTCAGTCGCTTCATTCGCTCCGGTGCGCCACTTTTTTCCAAAAGGAACAAGTGCGCCTTCCGATGCTTCACCAAAAATTAACCTGTCTTTCTTAAATGGCTGGCAGTAATTAACCTGAATGAGAAAGTCACCGTCTTTAAATTCCGCAACAGCGGCAGGACTGTGATTTTTCGTGGTGAGCATCATGTAACCAACGTAGCCGGCCACAATAAGCACCAGCACGCCAATACCGAGGAGAATCTTTTTTAACATAGGATCTAGGTTTTTTGTAAAAGTACAAGGTTTCAGGCTGGAAAGTTCAATTCAAACCATTTCTGTTGCGAAGTTGCAGGTTGCTCCGAGACAACCCGTTGTTCCAATTTCTGCTGGGCCCGTTTAATGGACGAGGTGATCATGCTATGCCCCACAATTTCGTGCTCATCCATTCCCATACGCCTCATCATTTCCTGTATCCGCTCCCCACCAAAAAAGCTGAATAGCGACTCATCAAGCGCAGAAAGCACATTCACTTCCGTAAGATTAAGTCTTTTGTAAAGCGCATCTTCCGTTTTTCGAAGAGGATAATGCTCAGCAAAAACCACCATTCGGTTTTGTGTTTGTTGAAGTTCAACATCGCGCGTCAGCATAACCGCATCTTCCGGAACAACCTGCTTTAATGCGTTTACGCTGTCTTCAAACCATACCAAAAAGAGGCACTGCGGATTAGCGGCATGCATAGCGCGACATGCCTGTAACCTTGCTGCACTGGTCATCCACACCTTATCCACCACCTTAACTTTATTACCCGATGATTTAAAGAAGCCGAACATCGCTACCAAGGTATAAAAAAACTGCTGTGTCCGCTCCTGTAACAAAGGTTTTGGTGTGCCTGTAATTCTTAGTAGCTTTCTCAATCTTAAATCTCCAACATGAAAAAATTACTTCTTCTCCCTTTGGTTTTTGTTCTCTCTGTGACCTTTGCCCAAAAAAAGAAAACCGAAGCACAACCTGCGCCCACTCCACAAGCAACAGGCATTGCCGCCAAGGTGGCGGGCATGAAACACTATCCCGGCTACTTCGATTTTTATTATGATGAAAAACAGGATAAGATTCTTTTGGTGATCGATAAGTTCGACACAGAATTCTTGTATGTCAACTCCCTGCCTGCCGGTATCGGTTCCAATGACATCGGGCTTGACCGTGGCCAATTGGGAAATGACCGTATTGTAAAATTCGAGCGCAGGGGTCCAAAAATTTTAATGACTCAACCCAATTATCAATTTCGCGCAATTACCAGCAATGTGGATGAACGCAACGCTGTAGAGCAAGCTTTTGCCCAATCTGTACTGTGGGGCTTTACGGTTACTGCAGAAGAAAAAGATAAGGTATTGGTTGATGCAACCGATTTTTATTTTCAGGATGCGCATGATGTGATCGGAAGGCTTCGTGGACAACAGCAAGGAAATTATTCGCTAGATAAATCACGCTCAGCGTTTTATTTGCCCCGCACAAAAAACTTTCCGCAGAATACTGAAGTTGAAGTAACCTTAACCTTCACCGGCCAGGCTACGGGTGGCTACATCCGAAGTGTAACACCAACACCTAATGTGGTAACCGTGCGTCAACATCATTCGTTTGTTCAACTTCCGGACGATAAATACAAGCCGCGCAAATTCGATCCGCGTGCCGGATACTTCGGTACCTCCTTCTACGATTATGCCACGCCTATTCATGAGCCCATCGAAAAAAGATTTATTAATCGTCATCGTCTCGAAAAGAAAAATCCAAACGCTGCCATGAGCGAACCGGTTGAACCGATTATCTATTACCTGGATCGCGGCACACCGGAACCCATCCGTTCCGCTTTATTGGATGGTGCACGCTGGTGGAACCAGGCATTTGAAGCAGCCGGTTTCATCAATGCATTTCGTGTTGAAATGATGCCCGAAGATGCCGACCCAATGGATGTGCGATACAATCTGATTCAATGGGTGCATCGTTCTACCCGCGGCTGGTCGTACGGGGCATCGGTAAGTGATCCGCGCACGGGTGAAATCATAAAAGGTCATGTGTCGTTGGGTTCGCTTCGGGTGCGACAGGATTTTTTGATTGCTGAAG contains these protein-coding regions:
- a CDS encoding thioesterase family protein translates to MQNFKHKVPIQLRFKDIDKMGHVNNANYLTYIELARVRYFEDVVGTDKKWSQQVGIILARIEIDYKAPVFLHDNVFVYTRCSRIGNKSLTLDWLIVREKQNQEEVVAQGNAVLVCYDYTHEKTIAIPDEQRKAIERFENG
- a CDS encoding DUF2911 domain-containing protein, with protein sequence MLKKILLGIGVLVLIVAGYVGYMMLTTKNHSPAAVAEFKDGDFLIQVNYCQPFKKDRLIFGEASEGALVPFGKKWRTGANEATEISFSNDVMMDGRLLKAGRYSLYTIPYDSTWTVVFNSKLGYWGAKLGGDPFEESMDVMRVPTSVRTDLPEIEQFTISLTPADSVVNMHFYWENTRATLSIQRAQ